In one window of Armatimonadota bacterium DNA:
- the tatC gene encoding twin-arginine translocase subunit TatC codes for MAKEEQKLDLVEHLEELRTRVIRSIIYIVIGFAAGWMFYNQIFHLLMAPLTKPIQLADGKIILQMVTEGFMTRFQVSAVAGIVIAVPGVLYELWAFVAPGLTRDERRAAAPLMPAALSLFTAGVAVGYLIIPRFVSFMLSAAFRPEGVEAYLNMQRQVTMVAKLLLAFGLCFQLPIVLTFLIKAGIISPEFLAARRKEAVIGIMILAAIVTPTWDLLTLLVLAGPMFVLYEATIWFARITERRKRAAERAEAETDVDETPVE; via the coding sequence ATGGCGAAAGAAGAACAAAAGCTCGACTTGGTTGAGCATCTGGAAGAGCTGCGCACGCGCGTCATCCGCAGCATCATCTACATCGTCATCGGCTTCGCGGCCGGCTGGATGTTCTATAACCAGATCTTTCACCTGCTCATGGCACCCCTGACGAAGCCGATCCAGCTGGCCGACGGCAAGATCATCCTGCAGATGGTGACTGAGGGCTTCATGACGCGCTTTCAGGTCAGCGCGGTTGCGGGCATCGTGATTGCCGTGCCGGGGGTGCTCTATGAGCTGTGGGCCTTCGTCGCTCCCGGGCTGACGCGCGATGAGCGGCGCGCCGCCGCGCCGCTGATGCCCGCCGCGCTGAGCCTGTTCACGGCCGGCGTGGCGGTGGGTTATCTCATCATTCCGCGCTTCGTTTCGTTCATGCTGTCCGCCGCTTTCCGGCCCGAGGGCGTTGAAGCATACCTCAATATGCAGCGCCAGGTGACCATGGTCGCCAAACTGCTGCTTGCCTTCGGCCTGTGCTTTCAACTTCCGATCGTGCTCACCTTCCTCATCAAAGCCGGTATCATCTCGCCCGAGTTCCTCGCCGCGCGGCGCAAGGAAGCCGTGATCGGCATCATGATTCTGGCCGCCATCGTCACGCCGACGTGGGACTTGCTGACCCTGCTCGTCCTGGCTGGCCCCATGTTCGTGCTCTATGAGGCCACCATCTGGTTCGCGCGCATCACCGAGCGGCGTAAGCGCGCGGCGGAACGCGCCGAG